The nucleotide window CCCGAGGAAGTCGGTGAGCAGCGGCCAGCGCTCCTCCAGATTGCTGACCAGCATGTCGTGAATGTCGATGAAGGTCGTGCGACGGCAGGCTTCAAAACAGTCGGCGGGACGCCATGCAACCTGAGCAGAATCAGGATAAAACTCGCGATAGCAGTCGCTACCCAGCTCATCGAGCCGTGCGAACAACCCTTCGTAGCCCGTTTCATTACGATTCGATGCCTTGAGCCCCGCCTTGGCCGCAGCACGGTTCAAGCCGTCGAGAAACTGCGCCTGCCGACGGGGTGTATCGCTACTGACCCATACATCGACGCCCCTGTCCCAGCGGGCGATTTGCCCATAAAACTCGCCGGTTGCCAGGTACCCGTCATCCCACAGATCGAGTGGTCCGTCCCAGCTGCGACGGTGCCCGACCATCAGCAGATTGAGCCGATTCGACTCGCGACCGGCTTCGGAGATCGGCGCCAGGTGGTTGAACGGCAGCACCTCGCGATTGTCGACCATCAACACTTCGACCCGAGGATCGTCGTAGAGGAACAATGCACTGCAGCTGCGATGGATGTTTTCCAGGGCGGTAGAGGACGTGCCGTTCAAGCGCAACGTCGCCACACGCAACTGGAACGTTGCCGGTGCCCGGCCGGCGATACTCAGCTGCGCGGCGCGCAGCAGCGCCAGTGTGTAGCAGCTGTCGCGGGATCCGGACTGGACCGCCAGTACCTTGTAATCACCGATACGCTCCATACCTCCGGCGGACACCACCAGGCGCTGAATCATCAGTTGCAATGCCGTGCGCTCGGCGCGAGAAAAAAAACTCAGCAAGCGCTGCAGTACTTGTTGATAAACATAGTTCATTGCCTGTTCATGGGTATGGGTCATCATTGTTTACCTGTTACTCATAAGTTCGATGCCACGCAAATAATGGTATGTACCGCGCGACGGGTTGCCTGTCATGAATGGAGTGCCGGGGTTAGTGTCGAATGCTAGCACTTAAGCTTTGCGTAATTATTTGAAATGATTGCACATCACGGATACCCCAGACAGGGCAAGGTCGTCGCAATGCCCCGTAGAATGGGCGTGTTGCGCTCGCACGGGATTTCCTAGGAAATTTCCGACAACATCCCACAGACATGTAACACAAGAAATAAAGAAAGAAGTTGCCAGCAAATGCATGACAACCGAGGGAGGCGAAACTATTTGTTGAACATGTATTGCCAACATGCATTGAGAAGTTTCAAGCTGATACCCAGCCATGACTCTTTCCTTGAGATGAAATAATCATTCAATTATCAGGGCTTATATGATGATTAGAAGATACAGATCGAGAGCAAAAACCAGTTCAGTTGCTGAACCGGCCCACTGACTGATCAATGGGATGTCTCATTTGGGAGGTGTTGCGAGCAGCAGAGTCCGTGCTGGCACGGACTCTTGGAGGCGCTTATACAAAAAGGCTCATGCAAAGGGCTTAGGCAGGTTCGACCTGAAGGGCGACCCGTTCGCGACATGGGCATTCGTCCATATAGCGGTGCGCTTCGACAAACTCGGAAAACGGAAAGACCCGAGTCTTGAGCGGCAGCAGCACACGATCGGCAGTCAACTGGTTGATGTCGCGCAGAGCACGTTGCAGTGCAGCCTGATCCTGGATAATGCCCAGTTCCGGTTTGCCGGTGAAGTTGCCGATGCAGTGCACGAAGAATTGAATGTTTTTCTGGAACGCTGCGCAGGCCGGGAACGGCGTCTGATTACCCCCTTGCAGGCCATAGAGCACCAGGCTGCCGCGAGGTGCGAGCACATCGCCGAGCATCGACATCTGCGGCCCGCCAAGGCCATCGAACACCACGTCGACGCCGCGGTTATCGGTGATCTTGTTGATCTGCATCAGCAGATCCTGTTCTTCGGTGACGATGACTTTCTCGGCACCCAGGGACAGCAGGTATTCACGTTCTTCCGCGGATTTGGTCGCGGCAATCACGCGCACGCCGAGAGCTTTGCCCAATTGCACGAACGACGGCCCGGCGCAATGACTGGCGTCGGTCACCAGAGCGAATTGCCCGGGCTTGACGCGCGCCAGATCGGCATAAGCAAAATAGGCAATCAACAACGGCGTGTAGTGCACGCTGGCTTCGATCGGGCTGAGCACGTCCGGATAAGAGGTCAGTGCCGAGCGCGGCAGAACGATCTGTTCGCCGTAGACCGGATAGTCGTTGGGGCTTTCGGCCGGGAAACTGGCGACCTTGTCACCGACAGCCAGGTCATCGACACCCTCGCCAAGCGCCGTGACCACGCCGGCCATTTCATGACCCAGGCCTGAAGGCAGGCGAGCATGGGACGAAGCCAGGTTCTGGCGCCAGAGAATGTCGTACCAGCTGATGCCAATCGCCTCGACACGCACCTGCACTTCGCCCGGCGCAGGCAGAGCGGCCGCATGCTCTTCGCATTTGAGCACCTCGGCTGGACCAAACTTGTGAAAACGGATCGTGCGGGACATCGCAAACCTCGTCAAAATAACCTCTAATGCCCTGAACTCTATCTGGGCTTTCTACCCAAGACCATCAGTGGCCATTAATAGTCGACATGCCTGTCATTGATTCCGCAGCGACGGCGACATCATCCAATGCCGTAAAAACCGAAGCAGCCTTCCAAGGAAAACTGAATTACCCTGTGCAGAGTACCAGTCTTTCCCCGTAAGATTCACGCCGGCCATTGTTCTCATATGGTCGCTCACGTCAAGTTTGCTGAATCTGCCAGGACTCCAGATGAATCGTAATGACCTGCGTCGTGTCGACCTGAACCTGTTGATCGTTTTCGAAACACTGATGCACGAACGCAGCGTGACCCGCGCCGCGGAGAAGTTGTTCCTCGGCCAACCGGCCATCAGTGCGGCGCTCTCGCGCCTGCGCGGGCTGTTCGATGACCCGCTGTTCGTGCGCACCGGCCGCAGCATGGAACCTTCCGCCCGAGCGGTGGAAATCTTCGCCCTGCTCTCGCCGGCCCTGGACTCGATCTCCACCGCGGTCAGTCGTGCGGCGGAATTCGATCCGGCGACCAGTAACGCGGTATTCCGCATCGGCCTGTCGGACGATGCCGAGTTCGCGTTGCTGCCAATGCTGCTCAAACGGCTGCGTGCCGAGGCACCGGGCATCGTGTTGGTGGTGCGTCGCGCCAATTACATCCTGATGCCGAACCTGTTGGCCTCGGGCGAAATTTCCATTGGTGTCAGCTACACCGCCGACCTTCCGGCCAACGCCAAGCGCAAAGTACTGCGCCGCAGCATGCCGAAACTGTTGCGGGCCGACACCGTGCCGGGGCCGTTGAGCCTGGATGATTTCTGCGCCCGCCCTCACGCACTGGTTTCGTTCGCGGGTGACCTGAGCGGCTTTATAGATGAAGAGCTGGAGAAACTGGGGCGCAAACGGCACGTGGTGCTGGCGGTGCCGCAATTCAACGGGTTGAGCACACTGATCAGCGGCACCGATATCGTGGCCACCGTCCCGGATTACACCGCCGAAGCGCTGACCGCGGCCGGTGGCGTTCGGGCGGAAGACCCGCCGTTGCCGGTGCGCAGTTTTGAATTGCACATGGCCTGGCGCGGGTCGCAGGATAATGATCCGGGTGAGCGGTGGTTGCGGTCGCGGATTCAGATGTTTTTTGGCGACCCTGAGAGTCTTTAGGCGTCGTCTGGCAGGCTGTTCGGCTGATCATTTCTGCCTTTCCACAAACCATGGAGCTCCATTCACTTCCAGTGGATTGCTACATTGGGGGCATATTTGAGGGCATGCTTTGGATGGTTTGAAAAGGATGCCCCCAGCCTGAGGCCAAGCAGGCTATTGATGAGGATGGGTGGACTGAGGGAGATATGAACCCTCGACCCTACCCCGTAAAAACAACCGAAACGCATCGAGTCGTCGAGAGCTACTCCGCTTCGCTACATTTACCCGGCGAACCGTCGCATTCATTAGAATCAAGCGTTTTACTTTCCTTATATTTATTTATGAATTTCTTACTTTCCGCCCCCCAGTCATTTTTATGCAAGAACCAATCATCCGAGAGCGCAATATGAGTGAGATTCCGCATAGCCCTATCGAAATCAGAGAACAGATCATCGACGACATTCAATGGAAGTTCAACTCTAACCAGATGAGAGCTGGTCGCAGTTTGCGGTGCCACCTGGAGCTCTGGCGCAGTGCACCCAACGCCCAGTGATCCAAGTGATGAGCAAGCACTTAGCAGTGGTAAGGCCAGCAATGAAACCAGTTTGTATTTCAGCGACCCTTGCATCTAACGCCCCTTAAAAGGGCGCGCAGCTTAAAGCGCAATGGCGCATCACACTAGCTTGCCTTTTAAAGAAGGTGTGTCCAATCATGGCTGAAATCCGGCAGCGCTCATGCGCTGCAAGCTGCCAGGAACATCCGTGGTCTCGTATCTTCCCTGAGAGACGTACGAAAGATCTCGAAACGTTCCAGACAGTCTTTGAAGCGAAGTCTCAATTATGGCCAACTGGCACCACTGCCCTTATCTCTCCTTTCGCTTCAGCAATGAACTCCGCTTCCCAGCTTCATTGCATGCTCGGTCCTTGGCGATCTTAAATTTTATTTAAAATCAAAATACTCAATCATCATTCTCATTGGCGTCATCATATCCACTTTCAAGAATCCCAGCACCTCAAAAAACCATGAAAGATTATCTCCCATTACAGAAACATCATCTTCATCATTTGACAGCAGGCAGATAGCTAGCCGCGCCAGTAATACGTCCTTATCTTGAAAGTCACGTATTGCGCCTTTCTCATCGATTTTCGCCCACCAAACCGAAGCCTCGGCCTTACAGGCTTCAATTGGGATCTTGCCATTTACATAGTCTTTTGCAAGACGCAAAGGATCATTCTCACAATCAGAGAATTTGATACCCAATGCATCCACAACCTTGACCAAAAATCCGATCTGTTGCTTAAGCGCTTCGCGATTGTCAGATGGCCGAATAATCGCGCCAACGTTATATTTCTTAAAATCAATTTGATTCATACGACGTTAACCTTGAAATGTTGTAAAAGGTCGGCACACGAGGAGCAAGGAGCCTTGTTTGTGCCATGACCATTTCCGGAACCACCAATATTAACGGTCCGAATGGTTCCTCCAGCAGGATCAATGCCTGCATTCATAGCTTTATCCAAGCAAACCACCTCTGCGCATCCGCCGTGCCATTGGGCGCGTTTATCTGCTGGCGTACCCATCAGCCCCGCCGTTACCTGGGAATTATGCGGCACTTCTTCACCGCTTACACCCGTAATAACGTGGTCTCCTTGGCGAAACTCAGATGCCGCCCCAGATGTTTTCCCTCCTGCTACCGCTGCGTCTGCTGCACCCTCGGCAGTGTTGGTTTTTTTGGAGCCAGATGTAGTGCCTTTTCGAGACAGTCCCAAAGCATCGGTCCAACCTGTCGGATTCGGTGCGTACTGATAAAGGTTCAACCCGGCATCGTAACTGAGCGGATCCTTACTGATGAACCGCCCTACCGTGGGGTCATAGTACCGATGTCGGTTGTAATGCAGTCCCGTCTCATGATCATGATATTGGCCCTGGAAGCGTATAGGGTTCATCACCCCATTCTGCCGCGCCCATCCTGAGTGCTGTTCCGTCGCCTGCCCCCATGCCTTGTATTGCGCAGCCCAAGCCACGCTGCCTTGATAGTCAGTCAGTTCTTGGGGCGTACCTAAGTGATCGCACTGATACCAAGCCAACGCATCAAACGGTAACGCGCTAGCCTTGTGATTCCACAGCGGATCTTCATCAAGGCTGTATTCACCACTGTAGTCCGGCTGGCCCATGAGGTTGATCGGTGCGTGGCGCACAGCTTGAGCGACCGGGACGAAGGTGCCTGGTTCGAATATGTAGTGAACCGTTCGACCCGGTTCACCATCGGCCTGCGCTGAGCTACTTTCCCAGGCGAGGTTGTCGCCGTCCCACCCATACAAGGTGAAACCGCAACCCAGTTCTCGCTGTTTGCGAGCATGCTCATTACGGTTCCAGAGCGAACCAGCTTCCGGACGCTGTTTGTAGTGTGCAAGGGAGTTTTTGCGCAGGCGCCGCCCCAAGGCGTCGTAAGCAAAATCGACGGATAATCTTGAGTCCTCGAAATGCACCAACCGATCAAACAGATCCCATTGCAGGTCACTGCGCTGACCGTTATGCCAACGCTGGATCTGGTTGCCGCGCTCGTCATAATCGTAGTGGGTGCCAGCGTACTCACGCAGCAGGTTGTCGACTAGCTTGCTTCGCGGTGGCGTTAAATCCAGTGGACGGCGAATTTCATTCGTTTTTTCGTCAAGTAGGTTACCTGCCGGGTCAAAAGCGAACGTTTCTACGCCTTGACGTGTAGTCGCGCTAAGCAGACGACCGACCGGATCATAACGATAAGTCAGAGGGCCACGGCGGCTATCATTGATGTCGGTCAGTTGGCCTACAGCATCGTATTTGTACTCGCGCTTGAGCAGGGTAGATTTGTCATCGCTGCGCCCCAAAACCTGTTCCTGCAAGCGCCCTGCCG belongs to Pseudomonas sp. B21-015 and includes:
- a CDS encoding zinc-dependent alcohol dehydrogenase family protein, coding for MSRTIRFHKFGPAEVLKCEEHAAALPAPGEVQVRVEAIGISWYDILWRQNLASSHARLPSGLGHEMAGVVTALGEGVDDLAVGDKVASFPAESPNDYPVYGEQIVLPRSALTSYPDVLSPIEASVHYTPLLIAYFAYADLARVKPGQFALVTDASHCAGPSFVQLGKALGVRVIAATKSAEEREYLLSLGAEKVIVTEEQDLLMQINKITDNRGVDVVFDGLGGPQMSMLGDVLAPRGSLVLYGLQGGNQTPFPACAAFQKNIQFFVHCIGNFTGKPELGIIQDQAALQRALRDINQLTADRVLLPLKTRVFPFSEFVEAHRYMDECPCRERVALQVEPA
- a CDS encoding LysR family transcriptional regulator — translated: MNRNDLRRVDLNLLIVFETLMHERSVTRAAEKLFLGQPAISAALSRLRGLFDDPLFVRTGRSMEPSARAVEIFALLSPALDSISTAVSRAAEFDPATSNAVFRIGLSDDAEFALLPMLLKRLRAEAPGIVLVVRRANYILMPNLLASGEISIGVSYTADLPANAKRKVLRRSMPKLLRADTVPGPLSLDDFCARPHALVSFAGDLSGFIDEELEKLGRKRHVVLAVPQFNGLSTLISGTDIVATVPDYTAEALTAAGGVRAEDPPLPVRSFELHMAWRGSQDNDPGERWLRSRIQMFFGDPESL